A DNA window from Pseudodesulfovibrio thermohalotolerans contains the following coding sequences:
- the phnN gene encoding phosphonate metabolism protein/1,5-bisphosphokinase (PRPP-forming) PhnN, translating into MFNEDRKMKANLIYIMGASGSGKDSLMRYAREKLAKHTNIVFAHRYITRPADVGGENHVSLSPDEFSSRVAAGLFALHWQSHGYYYGIGIEIDLWLTRGLTVIVNGSRKYLQNVYNRYTNVVPILIEVSPDILRLRLQNRNRETGEQIEKRLQRHQILANACEGCLKVNNDGQLNEGGDTLIDLILHYSVNDFLHPDRGIHP; encoded by the coding sequence ATGTTTAATGAAGATCGTAAGATGAAAGCCAATCTCATTTACATTATGGGAGCATCAGGTAGCGGCAAAGACAGCCTGATGCGTTACGCCCGGGAAAAACTTGCAAAGCACACCAACATCGTTTTCGCCCATCGCTACATCACCCGTCCAGCGGATGTAGGAGGTGAAAATCACGTGTCGCTCAGCCCTGATGAATTTTCCTCGCGGGTTGCGGCAGGACTTTTTGCCTTGCATTGGCAAAGTCACGGTTATTATTACGGGATCGGCATTGAAATCGATCTATGGCTTACAAGAGGCTTGACCGTAATTGTAAATGGCTCCCGTAAATACTTACAAAATGTGTACAATCGATATACTAACGTAGTGCCGATTTTGATCGAGGTTTCACCGGATATCCTACGATTAAGGCTTCAGAATCGAAACCGTGAAACCGGGGAACAGATTGAAAAACGTCTGCAACGTCACCAGATTCTGGCTAACGCCTGCGAGGGCTGTCTAAAAGTCAATAACGACGGACAGCTTAACGAAGGCGGTGACACTTTAATCGATCTCATCCTGCATTATTCCGTTAATGACTTTTTACACCCAGACAGGGGTATTCATCCATGA